A portion of the Burkholderia pseudomultivorans genome contains these proteins:
- a CDS encoding PDR/VanB family oxidoreductase, whose amino-acid sequence MTDRTETVEVLIEPADGGTHDTRVFRMRRRDGLPLPPYRPGSHIDVHLPDGLVRQYSLCGADCHAPEYRIAVKRSPVSRGGSAWLHDQASTGMALRIGLPRNAFALSDTAACHLLIAGGIGVTPILSMAHALHAAGRRYRFDYFARRDEDVVFRDEITAAAPLAAHTRLHLGLGPEMARERVVTLLAGAAADTHVYVCGPSAFMQMTVELARAALGDANVHQEAFSAPDLSGTEDREFELRLEGRDGAIAVPPGKSALACLREAGVPVDSSCEVGVCGTCAMRVVAGELLHRDTYLTDDERAAGTVFLPCVSRARSAVLVLAGAAADL is encoded by the coding sequence ATGACGGATCGAACCGAAACGGTCGAAGTGCTGATCGAACCCGCGGACGGTGGAACGCACGATACGCGCGTGTTCCGGATGCGCCGGCGCGACGGTCTGCCGCTACCGCCTTACCGCCCGGGCTCGCATATCGACGTCCATCTTCCGGACGGGCTCGTGCGGCAGTACTCGCTATGCGGCGCGGATTGTCATGCGCCGGAATACCGGATCGCCGTGAAGCGCTCCCCGGTGTCTCGCGGCGGTTCCGCGTGGCTGCACGATCAGGCGAGCACCGGCATGGCATTGCGGATCGGTTTGCCGCGCAACGCGTTCGCGCTCAGCGACACGGCCGCGTGTCATCTGCTGATCGCGGGCGGTATCGGCGTCACGCCGATTCTGTCGATGGCCCATGCGTTGCACGCGGCCGGGCGCCGCTACCGCTTCGACTACTTTGCGCGTCGCGACGAGGACGTCGTGTTTCGCGACGAAATCACGGCCGCCGCGCCGCTGGCCGCGCATACGCGTCTTCACCTGGGGCTCGGGCCGGAGATGGCGCGCGAGCGGGTGGTCACGCTTCTTGCCGGTGCGGCGGCGGATACCCATGTGTACGTCTGCGGGCCGTCCGCGTTCATGCAGATGACCGTCGAACTGGCGCGCGCGGCGTTGGGCGATGCAAACGTCCATCAGGAAGCGTTCAGTGCGCCTGACCTGTCCGGAACCGAGGACCGCGAATTCGAACTGCGGCTCGAAGGGCGTGACGGCGCGATAGCGGTCCCGCCCGGCAAATCCGCGCTGGCCTGCCTGCGCGAAGCGGGCGTGCCGGTGGACTCGTCGTGCGAGGTCGGCGTATGCGGCACGTGCGCGATGCGGGTCGTCGCCGGCGAGTTGCTCCACCGCGACACCTATCTCACCGACGACGAACGCGCGGCCGGAACGGTTTTTCTGCCGTGCGTGTCGCGCGCGCGTTCGGCCGTGCTGGTGCTTGCGGGCGCCGCCGCCGATCTGTGA